ATTTTGACCACTAAAGAAATTCTTATAGGCAGTTTGCAAGTTTAGTTGAGCATTTGCCAGAGCTAATGAATCAACTTCTTTCAACCATTCAAACTCTTCTTTGTATTTTGCTGGAGTTGGAAGCTTTTGTTTCTTTAGTTGTTCCTTATCACCTTTGTATTTCTCATACACTTCTTTACGTTCAGCCAACATTCTGTTATATACGAAGCGCACACAACCAAAGGTTTTACGCATAAGATATGCTTGTTCTTCTGTTAGGTACAAACGAAATTTATATGCTTTATTATGCTTTGTCATATCATTTCACCTCACTTCTCCCCTTGATTTTCGATATACTTCTTCACCAAGTCTACTGGTGCACCACCAGTAGTTAGTAAACAAAAACTTCTTGCCCAAAACATTTCTTTCCAAAGTTTCTTTTTCACTTGTGGAAATTCTTTCTTTATTAATCGAGAACTCGCACTCTTATAAGCATTAATGAACTTTGTCATTTCTGTATTAGGATGTGCCTTGAACAATATATGTACGTGGTCAACATCATGATTCCACTCGACTAACGTTATATTGTAATTCTCAGAAAGTCTTACAAACATGTCTTTTGCATAGTATGACATATCATCATCAAATACATTTCTTCTGTATTTCACGACCAATACAAGATGATAATACAACAAGAACACTGAATGATTATTACTATCTAATTTCACTTATATACCAACCTTTTTGTTTCATAAGACTGATTATACCATAGAGAAAATAAAAAGCACAGTTACGTGCTTTTTGGCTACGCCAAACCGAAATTCATCTCCCACCTACCGTTGGGCTATTGCCCTCCACACACTTGAGGAAGGAGAATTCTTTCGGGCAATTCGTTAAATATTTTTAATAATTCATCCATTTCACCGTTACAAGAACAATATGCTCATGAAGCGAAATTCATCTATGGAGAAACTGAAAAATACAAAGAATTTGAGGCGAAACTGAAAAAACTCTCTCCTAGTAAAAAAGCGAACCTATTTTCTGAATTTGAACTAAACATGGAAAAAGTATTTAGAAAAATTGCATCCTGTATTAATCAATCCCCTTCTTCTGATGAGGTACAGAAATTAATTGTAGAATGGAAAAGTTATCTTGAACAATCTATTGTATGTGACTCTGAAATGTTGATATGTATTGCAAATACGTATAAATTTGATAATCGATTCAAAAATTATATAAACCAATTTAGTAATGAAGACTTAGCTGAATTTTTATATAACGATATTATACATTATACTAATAGACAGAATCATTAATTTCATATTTTTATAATACAACATATAAATAAGAGATGGTGTTAATTGAAATTTCACACCATCCTTTTAAATAACTTTATTGTCACTGCACACCTTCATGGGGTTGCCTAAAGTTATTCTATTTTCGACTCCATCTTAACTTTTTTCAAAACGTGGCGACTTTATTTCAAATCCACAATATCAAATTTATAAAAAAGTAGGGAAACTTGTAAAACTATACAAGCTTCCCTACTTTTTACGTATTATTTAAGTTATTTTTTAAATAATTTAGCGAACCATGATTTTTCTTGTTGACTAGAGGCAACTAACTTCTTAGTTTCTTGTATTTCACGAATCACTTCTAATAGCTGCTGATCTCTGTTATTTATTTTCCCATCAATATTCTTTTGTTGTTCATCAATCTTATTCAATAACATATGATTAGTTTGTTCTAAATGATCTATGCGCTGTAAAAGCTCCATGTTCATGGCTTTTTGTTCTTGAAAATATATAGAAACCTCTTTCATACTTTCATACATCGTTTGAATAATTGGCTTCGTTATTTCGTCGTCTTCATCGCTCTCTTCTACTACAATATAATCTACGTTTTGTTTTAACATCTGTTCTATTATTTCTGGTGGCTCTTGTGCATCTTTCATATTAGCAATTAATTTAAACAACTCTAATGCTTCCTGTTCATATCTCAGTGTTCGCCCCTTCGTCCCAGCGACAGTTGGTAAATATGGTTTGAATTGATCCCGCCAGGCCTGAAGGGTTGTCCGTGGCTTCCCAAGCATTCTTGCTATATCTGCAAGGGAATATGTTTTCCTATAAGGCTCTTCCCTATCCATTCCATCGTCCTCCCCTCATCGTTATTTGTTGTTATCGATGTCCGACATGTTGTCATTGCATTGTTATTGATTATCATCCATGTCGGTCATGTTGTCATTACATTGTTATTGATTATCATTTATGTCGGTCATGTTGTTGTTTTACTGTTATTCATCATCTTTTATGTCCGACATGTCGGCGTCTAACTATTATGTGTCTTATTCGTTTGAAAGAAGGTATTTCCTTGTTTATTTTGAATTTTTTAAGTATATAGGTTAATTAAATAATAAGTACGATTCAAGTCGTACTTATTATTTAAAGTATTCTTATTTTTGATTAAATGTGCTAAAGTATAATTAAAAGTATCACTTAAGTCGTACTTAATGTATAAAGGAGGAATTATAAATGAAAATTGGAAGAAAAGTAGCGGATTTCGGAAATAGTTTTAATAATTTCATGGTCGATGGTTATTATATTGAACTTGCAACGAATGTAGTTAAAATTTCAAAGAAACAAGCTGAGGATTTACTTGTTGATCGTATTTCTAGACCAGAAGATTTACTAGATAGATTACTAATTTCCACTGAAATCGAAGGTGAAGAGTCTTTCTATTTAGTTGGGCAATTAGCTGAAGATAATCAGTTGGCAAACTCACATGTAAATAAGATGCACGATAAAATTAATAGTCCTATCCCATACGTAAGCTTTTTAGGAGCAATTGCATATTATCATGCGCTTAACGCTGAGCAAGAAGATAATGAAGTTGAAATTGAACACATGAGTATGATGCTTCCAATTTGGCTTTTAAAACGTGAAGAGAAATTTAGCATTGCTCATAAAAAAATGGAAGAAAGATTTATTGGTGAACATAAAGTTAAAGTGTTAACACCAGGAATGGAGAAAGAACTAACTATTAGAGTCAATTCAGCCAAATGTAGAAATGAATCAGAAGTTGCTAGACATTCTTTAAAATATAAAATGGTTTCAAAAGATCAGAATACAAATGTAATTAGTATTGAAAAGCGATATGAATCTGAGAGATTCGATGACTATGAAGTAGTTTTAACTGACATTGGTGGCGGCTCTACAGATGCTGTGCGATTAGGTAAAGGACTTACTACACCTAAGCACAGAGATTCTTTCCAAGTTATCGATATTGAGCCATTCTTAGGATATCTAGAACGCTTTAGAAAAGAAAAATTGATTCAATACTTTAAGGATCTAAGAACATTAGAGAAATTTATAGTCAATAATTATAAAGTACAAAAGTACGTACTATCGAATGAAAATACTGGTGAAGAATATGATTTTACAAATGAAATTGTAGAGGCACTGAAAGAATATGCAAGAATTTTAGTTGCTAAAATTCTTGATGTATTCATCCCATCTAGTACGAATACAGTGTTGAAATTCATTTATATTGGAGGCGAAGCACCCGTTTTAGAACCATACATCCGTCTAGCTTTATTGAATCATATGTCTGAAATGGCTGCTAAAAACAATCACTTCTTCTTGAACGATATTATTCAAAATAGCGACAAAGAAGTATTTGCTCCAACTTCACGGACAATTAATCTAACTGCATTAGAATTAAAAGTAATTGATGAAATGAAGGGACAGTTAGCCTAAAATAAAGGGACGTGCTGATAATGGCTAAAAATAGAAAAAT
This sequence is a window from Bacillus pseudomycoides DSM 12442. Protein-coding genes within it:
- the tnpA gene encoding IS200/IS605 family transposase, with translation MKLDSNNHSVFLLYYHLVLVVKYRRNVFDDDMSYYAKDMFVRLSENYNITLVEWNHDVDHVHILFKAHPNTEMTKFINAYKSASSRLIKKEFPQVKKKLWKEMFWARSFCLLTTGGAPVDLVKKYIENQGEK
- a CDS encoding DUF3967 domain-containing protein, producing MDREEPYRKTYSLADIARMLGKPRTTLQAWRDQFKPYLPTVAGTKGRTLRYEQEALELFKLIANMKDAQEPPEIIEQMLKQNVDYIVVEESDEDDEITKPIIQTMYESMKEVSIYFQEQKAMNMELLQRIDHLEQTNHMLLNKIDEQQKNIDGKINNRDQQLLEVIREIQETKKLVASSQQEKSWFAKLFKK
- a CDS encoding ParM/StbA family protein, which translates into the protein MKIGRKVADFGNSFNNFMVDGYYIELATNVVKISKKQAEDLLVDRISRPEDLLDRLLISTEIEGEESFYLVGQLAEDNQLANSHVNKMHDKINSPIPYVSFLGAIAYYHALNAEQEDNEVEIEHMSMMLPIWLLKREEKFSIAHKKMEERFIGEHKVKVLTPGMEKELTIRVNSAKCRNESEVARHSLKYKMVSKDQNTNVISIEKRYESERFDDYEVVLTDIGGGSTDAVRLGKGLTTPKHRDSFQVIDIEPFLGYLERFRKEKLIQYFKDLRTLEKFIVNNYKVQKYVLSNENTGEEYDFTNEIVEALKEYARILVAKILDVFIPSSTNTVLKFIYIGGEAPVLEPYIRLALLNHMSEMAAKNNHFFLNDIIQNSDKEVFAPTSRTINLTALELKVIDEMKGQLA